From the Planctomycetia bacterium genome, one window contains:
- the tpiA gene encoding triose-phosphate isomerase → MRTPLIAGNWKMNLTRSESVALAGAVADGAKNYPQCELAVFPATVYVDAVRQVLKGSAVAWGPQNLYPEAPGAYTGETAATMVVDLECKYVILGHSERRTILGETDAVVNKKTLAALAAGISPIVCVGELLAERQENRTKDVIRKQFEGSLAGISAEQMEKIVIAYEPVWAIGTGLTASPEQAEEVHADLRKLIAQRYNEPLSQKVRILYGGSVKPSNAVELMSQPNVDGALVGGASLKAADFLGIAAGVKS, encoded by the coding sequence ATGCGAACCCCGCTCATCGCCGGCAATTGGAAGATGAACCTCACCCGCAGCGAGTCGGTCGCCCTGGCCGGCGCCGTGGCCGACGGTGCTAAGAACTATCCGCAATGCGAGCTCGCCGTGTTTCCCGCCACGGTCTACGTCGATGCGGTGCGCCAAGTCTTGAAAGGCTCGGCCGTCGCGTGGGGGCCGCAGAATTTGTATCCCGAAGCTCCGGGTGCCTACACCGGCGAAACGGCCGCCACGATGGTCGTCGACCTCGAGTGCAAATACGTGATCCTCGGCCATAGCGAGCGCCGGACGATACTGGGCGAGACCGACGCCGTGGTGAATAAGAAGACCCTCGCGGCCTTGGCGGCCGGGATCAGCCCGATCGTCTGCGTCGGCGAGCTGTTGGCCGAGCGGCAAGAAAACCGGACCAAAGATGTGATCCGGAAGCAGTTCGAGGGCTCTTTGGCCGGAATTTCGGCCGAGCAGATGGAAAAGATCGTCATCGCCTACGAACCGGTTTGGGCGATCGGCACCGGCCTGACGGCCAGCCCGGAGCAGGCGGAAGAAGTGCATGCCGACCTTCGCAAACTGATCGCTCAACGCTACAATGAGCCGCTTTCCCAAAAGGTGCGCATCCTCTACGGCGGTAGCGTGAAGCCCAGTAACGCGGTCGAATTGATGTCGCAACCGAATGTGGACGGAGCCTTGGTCGGCGGAGCGAGCCTGAAGGCCGCCGACTTTTTGGGAATCGCGGCCGGAGTCAAAAGCTAA
- the pheA gene encoding prephenate dehydratase, with protein sequence MSETPDKKKSPPQAEGPEALRRRREKLDRELIALLNRRAELAVQTSGTSAAEAGAATHQPHAIPPAFDSLPADAEAMNEGPLDLATLQNVYRELASGWRKLQRKTQVAFLGPAYTYSHLAVLSRFGQSIDQVPVGSISAVFEEVNRGQADFGVVPVENSTDGRVADTLDMFTRLRVRVCGEVPLAIHHSLLGVGPRAGITEVHSKPQALSQCRNWLSRHLPEARLVEVASTIAAAQTARSRPEVAAVAGAQAAAVYGLNLLAENIEDNQSNVTRFFVIGEASAARTGRDKLSVMFEVPHKPGALADAMNAFKRAKLNLTWIESFPIARPEGGYMFFVELDGHETDLKVRNALKSLEKKTLRLEVLGSYAKAEPVG encoded by the coding sequence GTGTCTGAAACGCCCGACAAAAAGAAGTCGCCGCCCCAAGCCGAAGGGCCGGAAGCTCTGCGCCGCCGACGCGAGAAGCTCGACCGCGAACTCATCGCCCTGCTCAATCGCCGAGCCGAATTGGCCGTGCAAACCAGCGGCACCTCCGCAGCCGAGGCCGGGGCTGCAACTCACCAACCCCATGCGATTCCCCCCGCGTTCGATAGCCTCCCGGCCGATGCCGAGGCTATGAACGAAGGTCCGCTCGACCTCGCGACGCTGCAGAACGTCTATCGGGAGCTTGCCAGCGGTTGGCGGAAGCTGCAACGCAAGACCCAGGTCGCGTTTCTCGGGCCGGCCTACACTTACAGCCATCTCGCGGTGCTGAGCCGTTTCGGCCAGTCGATCGACCAAGTCCCGGTTGGGAGCATTTCGGCCGTCTTCGAGGAAGTGAACCGAGGTCAGGCCGACTTTGGGGTCGTGCCGGTCGAAAACTCGACGGACGGGCGAGTTGCCGACACGCTCGACATGTTCACCCGGCTCCGGGTACGCGTCTGCGGCGAGGTGCCGTTGGCGATCCACCATAGCCTGCTTGGCGTCGGCCCGAGGGCCGGCATTACCGAAGTGCATAGCAAGCCGCAGGCGTTGTCGCAGTGCCGCAATTGGCTCTCGCGGCATCTGCCGGAAGCGCGGTTGGTCGAAGTCGCCAGCACGATCGCCGCCGCCCAAACGGCCCGCTCGCGCCCGGAGGTGGCTGCCGTGGCCGGCGCGCAAGCCGCGGCGGTTTACGGTTTGAATCTCTTGGCAGAGAACATCGAAGACAATCAATCGAACGTCACGCGCTTCTTCGTCATCGGCGAAGCATCGGCTGCCCGAACGGGCCGCGATAAGCTCTCGGTGATGTTCGAGGTGCCGCACAAACCGGGAGCGCTGGCCGACGCGATGAACGCCTTCAAGCGCGCCAAGCTGAATCTCACTTGGATCGAATCGTTTCCGATCGCGCGGCCCGAAGGGGGCTACATGTTCTTCGTCGAACTCGACGGCCACGAAACCGATCTGAAAGTGCGCAACGCCCTGAAATCGTTGGAGAAGAAGACCCTCCGGCTCGAAGTGTTAGGGTCGTATGCGAAGGCCGAGCCGGTCGGGTAA